A stretch of Aspergillus nidulans FGSC A4 chromosome VI DNA encodes these proteins:
- a CDS encoding putative RAS small monomeric GTPase (transcript_id=CADANIAT00009603), producing the protein MGDAPNKISITICGDGGCGKSSITLRLVRSEWVHEYDPTIEDSYSVSRTIDGEQYFLSITDTAGQEEYRGLWAASNLKSDAFLLVYDITSKSSLSALDYFMDMIEMEADQRAEDNLRLMRELGDSARGVEFGMAAPVKIVAGNKCDLKDSRVISAKDGLEYARKHNSGFMETSAREMVNIEETFARADPSRFSKCAI; encoded by the exons GGGGACGGTGGATGCG GAAAGTCTTCCATCACCCTGCGGCTGGTTCGCAGCGAATGGGTCCACGA ATATGACCCTACCATAG AGGACTCGTATTCTGTTTCGCGTACCATCGATGGAGAACAATATTTCTTGTCTATTACCGATACTGCTGGCCAGGAGGAATATCGAGGATTGTGGGCAGCGTCCAACCTAAAATCGGATGCGTTTCTTCTCGTTTACGACATCACTAGCAAGTCCTCCTTAAGCGCCCTAGATTATTTCATGGATATGATCGAGATGGAAGCCGATCAACGTGCGGAGGACAACTTGCGGTTGATGAGAGAACTAGGCGATAGTGCACGAGGGGTAGAATTTGGTATGGCTGCCCCAGTGAAGATTGTCGCGGGGAATAAATGCGATCTGAAGGACAGCCGGGTCATCAGCGCGAAAGACGGCCTGGAATATGCCCGGAAACACAACAGCGGATTTATGGAAACAAGTGCTCGGGAAATGGTTAATATCGAAGAAACATTTGCTCGTGCGGATCCTTCCCGATTCTCGAAATGCGCGATCTGA